The genomic region CAGGAATGATTAAGCAACCTTTTTTCTGTAAATTTCTTTAAAAGCAGGGCGATCATTAGACTCGGGTAAGTACCGTTTTTCATTCTGCCATTGATCGTTCTGTTCGATCAGCATGGCCGCCGCAAGGCGAAGCAAACTATCGGCATTAGGGAATACGCCTACGACCTTTGTTCGCCTTTTTATTTCTTTCATTTGACGTTCAGCCAAATTTGAGGTTCGTAACTTCCTCCTGTGGTTTTCCGGGATATGAAATACGCTTAATCCCTCCCGGAGATTTTCATCAGCCCACTGGGCAAGACGGGGCTGGGTCTTCTCATACTTTTCTACCAGGCTCTGCAAGTACCTTTCGGCGTTCTGTTCATCTGGGGCATTGAAAACCTTGCGGATTTCCGCCGCTACCGCCGGGACATCGTCTTTCCTTGTCACGTAACCACGAGCATTTTGCTGCAAGTGAAATTGACACCGTTGCCACAAGATTCCAGGAAACACAGCATCGATAGCTGCTCGAAGACCCGCATGGTCATCACTGGTAATCATGGTCAGACCATGGAGCCCTCTACGAACCAGGCCTTCTAGAAACGATCGCCAATTTACCTCCGCTTCGCTATTGGCTACTTCTGTGCCCAAAATCTGACGTTTGCCTTCATAATCGACGCCTATGGCCATCAGTAGGGACTGTTTGACCACTTTCGAGCCTACACGCACTGATTCATATGTAGCGTCGAGCACGAGATACTGTATTTGTCCTACCGGCGAGGATCGCCAGGATGTTGCCTCTTCATCCAGCTCCTTCGCCAATCGACTTACCTGTGAGGAGCTCACCTCGGTGCCGCATAGGATTTCTACGATATCTGAAACCCGTCTAGTACTGACCCCTTTTACGTACATCTCGGCTATCGCAAGTTTTAAGGCTCGTTCACTCCGAATACCCTTTTCGATACAGCTGGGATAGAATTCCAGTCCGCGGACTTGAGGTATCTTGAGTAATACCTTCCCGGTAGCCAAAGCCAAGGTTTTGTTCTTAAACCCGTTGGCGTAGCCCATTCGATCTTCGGTCCGCTCATAGGGTTCGGCCTGAAG from Spirochaeta lutea harbors:
- a CDS encoding IS256 family transposase; the protein is MAYQSEYTLLEQVIQMLATKEDSKFSKVIEKVVNEAMKLERAKTLQAEPYERTEDRMGYANGFKNKTLALATGKVLLKIPQVRGLEFYPSCIEKGIRSERALKLAIAEMYVKGVSTRRVSDIVEILCGTEVSSSQVSRLAKELDEEATSWRSSPVGQIQYLVLDATYESVRVGSKVVKQSLLMAIGVDYEGKRQILGTEVANSEAEVNWRSFLEGLVRRGLHGLTMITSDDHAGLRAAIDAVFPGILWQRCQFHLQQNARGYVTRKDDVPAVAAEIRKVFNAPDEQNAERYLQSLVEKYEKTQPRLAQWADENLREGLSVFHIPENHRRKLRTSNLAERQMKEIKRRTKVVGVFPNADSLLRLAAAMLIEQNDQWQNEKRYLPESNDRPAFKEIYRKKVA